Proteins encoded within one genomic window of Manis pentadactyla isolate mManPen7 chromosome 4, mManPen7.hap1, whole genome shotgun sequence:
- the BOLA1 gene encoding bolA-like protein 1, translated as MLSGQLIGRLSSMAGRVCVARSNAGSGTIGPVETAIRTKLEQALNPEILELRNESGGHAVPPGSETHFRVVVVSSHFEGLSSLQRHRLVHAALSEELAGPVHALAIQARTPDQWRENPQLDTSPPCLGGSKKTRGTP; from the coding sequence ATGCTGAGTGGGCAGCTGATCGGGCGCCTGTCCTCCATGGCCGGCCGCGTCTGTGTAGCCCGTAGCAACGCGGGATCAGGGACGATTGGACCTGTCGAGACTGCGATTCGCACGAAGTTGGAGCAGGCCCTGAACCCCGAGATACTAGAGCTGCGCAATGAGAGCGGCGGCCATGCGGTCCCACCAGGCAGCGAGACGCATTTCCGCGTGGTGGTGGTGAGCTCTCACTTCGAGGGACTGAGCTCCCTGCAACGGCACCGGCTGGTCCACGCTGCCCTGTCCGAGGAGCTGGCTGGGCCAGTCCACGCGCTGGCCATACAGGCGCGGACCCCTGACCAATGGAGGGAGAACCCTCAACTGGACACGAGCCCCCCCTGCCTGGGTGGAAGCAAGAAAACTCGAGGAACCCCCTGA